From a region of the Bradyrhizobium diazoefficiens genome:
- a CDS encoding dihydroorotase, whose protein sequence is MLIDRRPILLANARVVDPSRDFDGVGDVLIADGTIRETRRGIGAAGVPEGTDIVNCVGKIVAPGLIDMRAFVGEPGFSHRETFASASQAAATGGITTIICQPDTSPVIDNSATVDFVMRRARDTAIVNIQPMAALTKGMHGQEMTEFGLLKAAGAVAFSDGVRSVTNAQVMRRALTYARDFDALIVHYAEDPDLVGEGVMNEGEFASRLGLMGIPNAAEAVILERDMRLVALTGGRYHAASLSCIDSLDILQRARDAGLAVSASVSINHLALNENDIGPYRTFLKLSPPLRTESDRRALVAAVASGLLDVIMSDHNPQDVEVKRLPFAEAASGAVGLETMLPAGLRLVHNGEMELKTLVRAMSTRPAELLGLAGGTLRAGSPADVIVIDPDVPWVVDPADLKSPCKNTPFDEARFTGRVVRTIVGGRTVYEHV, encoded by the coding sequence ATGTTGATCGATCGCCGCCCCATCCTGCTCGCCAACGCCCGCGTGGTCGATCCCTCCAGGGATTTCGACGGTGTCGGCGACGTCCTCATCGCAGACGGCACCATCCGCGAGACCCGCCGCGGCATCGGCGCTGCCGGCGTCCCCGAAGGCACCGACATCGTCAACTGCGTCGGCAAGATCGTCGCGCCGGGCCTGATCGACATGCGCGCCTTCGTCGGCGAGCCCGGCTTCAGCCATCGCGAGACCTTTGCCTCTGCGAGCCAGGCCGCCGCGACCGGCGGCATCACCACCATCATCTGCCAGCCCGATACGTCTCCGGTTATCGATAACTCGGCGACCGTCGACTTCGTGATGCGCCGCGCCCGCGACACCGCGATCGTCAACATCCAGCCGATGGCGGCGCTCACCAAAGGCATGCACGGCCAGGAGATGACCGAGTTCGGCCTGTTGAAGGCCGCAGGCGCCGTTGCTTTCAGCGACGGCGTCAGAAGCGTGACCAATGCGCAGGTGATGCGACGTGCGCTGACCTACGCGCGCGATTTCGACGCGCTGATCGTACACTACGCCGAGGATCCCGATCTCGTCGGCGAGGGCGTGATGAACGAGGGCGAGTTCGCCTCGCGGCTCGGCCTGATGGGCATCCCGAATGCCGCCGAGGCGGTGATCCTGGAACGCGACATGCGCCTCGTGGCGCTGACCGGCGGCCGCTATCACGCGGCCTCGCTGTCCTGCATCGACTCGCTCGATATCCTCCAGCGTGCCCGCGATGCCGGGCTCGCCGTCAGCGCCTCGGTCTCGATCAACCATCTTGCCTTGAACGAGAATGACATCGGCCCTTACCGGACTTTCCTGAAACTGTCGCCGCCGCTGCGCACCGAGAGCGACCGCCGCGCGCTGGTGGCGGCGGTGGCCTCCGGTCTGCTCGATGTCATCATGTCCGACCACAATCCGCAGGACGTCGAGGTCAAGCGCCTGCCGTTCGCGGAAGCGGCGAGTGGCGCCGTCGGTCTGGAAACCATGCTGCCCGCCGGCCTGCGCCTCGTGCACAATGGCGAGATGGAACTGAAGACGCTGGTCCGGGCGATGTCGACCCGACCGGCCGAGCTGCTCGGGCTGGCAGGCGGAACCCTGCGCGCAGGCAGCCCGGCCGACGTCATCGTGATCGATCCGGATGTGCCCTGGGTGGTCGATCCCGCCGACCTCAAATCGCCCTGCAAGAACACCCCGTTCGACGAGGCCCGCTTTACAGGCCGCGTGGTGCGCACCATTGTCGGCGGCCGGACGGTGTACGAGCATGTCTGA
- a CDS encoding patatin-like phospholipase family protein gives MSKKMVGAHDEVGSQGAARTAASRLLSTTDIWSDAASRSAAPAPVTVAPPPPRPDWIVQVPARTEVAATSTAVGPMQARPDQWPPRKLSLALQGGGTFAAFTWGVLERLLEEPIEIDTVSGASAGAINALLLASGLAEGGREAARARLSRFWLRLMHEASFRSLMLVGGFSPAGSSVAFGPTLRSGQFDPFDLDPLRQALSRDIDFSALHDARCPKLLIAATRIRDGRQQIFRNDAITADVALASTCPPLVHCAVEIDGEAYWDGGLGGNPPLLRLTQDTTTSDVLLIQVTPARDSYVPITLAAIDRRLDQIAANAALNAEVAAIAWAQSHAAPSLRITRIAAEDSVDGLAQRSSTDLGRGFIRLLHRSGRAAAERWLGQDAKAGAPLFAPAQVLVGSEPALA, from the coding sequence ATGAGCAAGAAGATGGTCGGTGCGCATGACGAGGTTGGTTCGCAGGGTGCTGCCCGCACCGCGGCAAGCCGGCTGCTCTCGACGACGGACATCTGGTCCGATGCCGCCTCGCGTTCCGCTGCTCCAGCGCCAGTCACCGTTGCGCCGCCACCACCACGGCCTGACTGGATTGTGCAAGTTCCGGCACGCACCGAAGTCGCAGCCACCAGCACGGCTGTTGGGCCCATGCAGGCGCGCCCCGACCAATGGCCTCCGCGAAAATTGTCGCTGGCGCTGCAGGGCGGCGGCACCTTTGCCGCCTTCACTTGGGGTGTGCTGGAGCGGCTGCTGGAGGAGCCGATCGAGATCGACACCGTTAGCGGCGCCAGTGCCGGCGCCATCAATGCGCTCCTGCTCGCCTCCGGCCTCGCGGAGGGCGGCCGCGAAGCTGCCCGGGCCCGGCTGAGCCGGTTCTGGCTCCGCCTGATGCACGAGGCCTCGTTCCGCTCGCTGATGCTGGTCGGCGGCTTTTCGCCGGCGGGCAGTTCGGTCGCATTCGGTCCGACGCTGCGCTCCGGCCAGTTCGATCCGTTCGATCTCGATCCGCTGCGGCAGGCGCTGTCGCGCGACATCGACTTTTCCGCCCTGCACGACGCGAGATGCCCGAAACTTCTGATCGCGGCGACACGGATCCGCGACGGGCGGCAGCAGATCTTCCGCAATGACGCCATCACCGCCGATGTCGCGCTTGCGTCGACCTGTCCGCCGCTCGTTCACTGTGCCGTCGAGATCGACGGCGAGGCCTATTGGGATGGCGGCCTTGGCGGCAACCCGCCGCTGCTGCGGCTGACGCAGGACACGACGACCTCCGACGTGCTGCTCATCCAGGTCACGCCGGCGCGCGATAGCTATGTGCCGATCACCCTCGCCGCGATCGACCGCCGTCTCGACCAGATCGCGGCCAACGCGGCGCTCAATGCCGAGGTTGCGGCGATCGCATGGGCGCAGTCGCACGCGGCACCTTCGCTGCGGATCACCAGGATCGCGGCGGAAGACTCCGTTGACGGCCTCGCGCAGCGCTCATCGACCGATCTCGGCCGCGGCTTCATTCGCCTCTTGCACCGGAGCGGTCGCGCAGCGGCCGAGCGCTGGCTCGGGCAAGATGCAAAAGCAGGTGCACCGCTCTTTGCGCCTGCACAGGTCCTTGTTGGTTCCGAACCCGCGCTAGCCTGA
- the plsY gene encoding glycerol-3-phosphate 1-O-acyltransferase PlsY yields MELEAFLPVAFVIGYLLGSIPFGLVLTRLAGTQDIRSIGSGSIGATNVLRTGRKSLAAGTLLFDALKGTVAVVIAGYIAGPNAAIVAGLGAFLGHLFPVWLKFRGGKGVAVYIGVLLGLFWPGAVVFCLLWLATAFTTRYSSLSALVASFITPIFLWWFGHPALSGLTVVLTLLLFYAHRENIKRLQAGEESRIGEKA; encoded by the coding sequence ATGGAGCTTGAAGCATTTTTGCCGGTGGCCTTCGTCATCGGCTATCTCCTCGGCTCGATTCCGTTCGGACTGGTTCTGACCAGGCTCGCCGGCACGCAGGATATCCGCTCGATCGGCTCCGGCAGCATCGGCGCCACCAACGTGCTGCGCACCGGACGCAAGAGCCTTGCCGCAGGCACCCTGCTGTTCGATGCACTCAAGGGCACCGTGGCCGTGGTGATCGCCGGCTATATTGCAGGCCCCAATGCCGCCATAGTGGCAGGCCTCGGCGCCTTCCTCGGCCATCTCTTCCCGGTCTGGCTCAAGTTCAGAGGCGGCAAGGGCGTCGCCGTCTATATCGGCGTCCTGCTCGGCCTGTTCTGGCCCGGCGCAGTGGTGTTCTGCCTGCTCTGGTTAGCGACCGCCTTCACCACCCGCTATTCCTCGCTCTCGGCGCTGGTGGCCTCGTTCATCACGCCGATCTTCCTGTGGTGGTTCGGCCATCCTGCATTGTCTGGGCTAACAGTGGTGCTGACGCTTCTGCTGTTCTACGCGCATCGCGAGAACATCAAGCGGCTGCAAGCCGGCGAGGAAAGCCGGATCGGCGAAAAGGCGTAG
- a CDS encoding amidase produces the protein MISLADLQRRIEAGELSPDAAIAQSHAAIEAKEKDVHAFVRHDRTAKAQASGPLRGIAVGIKDIIDTANMPTEMGSGIYRGWQPRSDAPVVMMLKRAGATIIGKTTTTAFASRDPTPTLNPHNTGHSPGGSSAGSAAAVGAGMIPLALGTQTGGSVIRPAAYCGTAAIKPSFRMLPTVGVKCYSWALDTVGLFGARAEDLARGLLAMTGRTEFSGITPAKSPRIGVVRQEFAGAVEPAAEEGLRAAVKAAEHAGASVHAIDLPEAVQEAWRIHPIVQDFEAHRALAWEFSERHDEIAPMLRASLDATVHLTPKEYDEARRISRRGRRELGELFEGLDVLLTYSAPGTAPAKELATTGDPRYNRLWTLMGNPCVNVPLLKMGGLPIGVQVIARFGNDAYALATAWFLEEALAKSG, from the coding sequence ATGATCTCACTCGCCGACCTCCAGCGCCGCATCGAAGCCGGCGAGTTGTCGCCCGATGCCGCCATCGCCCAGTCGCATGCGGCGATCGAGGCGAAGGAGAAGGACGTCCACGCCTTCGTCCGCCACGACAGGACCGCGAAGGCGCAAGCCTCGGGCCCGCTGCGCGGCATTGCGGTCGGCATCAAGGACATCATCGACACCGCCAATATGCCGACCGAGATGGGCTCGGGGATCTATCGCGGCTGGCAGCCGCGCAGCGATGCACCCGTGGTGATGATGCTGAAGCGGGCAGGGGCCACGATCATCGGCAAGACCACCACGACCGCGTTCGCTTCGCGAGATCCGACCCCGACGCTCAACCCGCATAACACAGGCCATTCGCCGGGCGGATCGTCCGCGGGCTCGGCGGCCGCCGTCGGCGCCGGCATGATCCCGCTGGCGCTGGGCACCCAGACCGGCGGCTCGGTGATCCGGCCCGCCGCCTATTGCGGGACCGCTGCGATCAAGCCATCGTTCCGGATGCTGCCCACGGTCGGCGTCAAATGTTATTCGTGGGCGCTCGACACGGTCGGCCTGTTCGGCGCGCGGGCGGAGGATCTCGCGCGTGGTCTGCTGGCGATGACCGGGCGTACCGAGTTCTCAGGCATCACCCCGGCGAAGTCGCCGCGCATCGGAGTCGTGAGGCAGGAGTTCGCGGGCGCCGTGGAGCCTGCAGCCGAAGAGGGCCTGCGAGCTGCCGTCAAGGCGGCGGAGCACGCCGGTGCCAGCGTGCACGCCATCGATCTGCCCGAGGCGGTGCAGGAGGCCTGGCGCATCCACCCGATCGTCCAGGACTTCGAGGCGCATCGCGCGCTGGCCTGGGAGTTTTCGGAGCGTCACGACGAGATCGCGCCGATGCTGCGGGCAAGCCTCGATGCGACCGTCCATCTGACGCCGAAGGAGTATGACGAGGCGCGCCGGATCAGCCGTCGCGGCCGTCGCGAGCTCGGCGAATTGTTCGAGGGCCTCGACGTGCTCCTGACCTATTCGGCGCCGGGCACGGCGCCGGCCAAGGAGCTCGCGACGACGGGCGATCCCCGCTATAACCGGCTCTGGACGCTGATGGGCAATCCTTGCGTCAACGTGCCGCTGCTGAAGATGGGCGGCCTGCCGATCGGCGTGCAGGTGATCGCACGCTTCGGCAACGACGCGTACGCGCTCGCGACGGCGTGGTTTCTGGAAGAAGCGCTGGCGAAATCAGGCTAG
- the dprA gene encoding DNA-processing protein DprA: MLPPQGDAVDAINPSVELTELERIDRLRLIRSDNVGPRTFRSLVDHFGSPHAALERLPDLARRGGAQRSGRICSAEEAKAELAASSKFGIAWLAPGEVGYPARLAMIDDAPPLLAVRGDTRALMRPMIAIVGSRNASGAGLKFAGLLARELGEAGFVVISGLARGVDQAAHRASIEGGTIAVLAGGHDRIYPPEHGDLLASILDHEGAAISEMPLGHEPRARDFPRRNRLISGAALGVVIVEAAHRSGSLITARMAAEQGREVFAVPGSPLDPRAAGANDLIKQGATLVTEAADIINTVAPIMERPLMHPASEPDSEPFESDPQGHDRDQITGLLGPAPISIDDLVRMSGASPAIVRTVLLELELAGKLERHGGGLVSLL; this comes from the coding sequence ATGCTGCCGCCGCAAGGAGACGCCGTGGACGCCATCAATCCGAGCGTGGAACTGACCGAGCTAGAGCGGATCGATCGGCTGCGGCTGATCCGCTCCGACAATGTCGGGCCGCGCACCTTCCGGTCGCTGGTCGATCATTTCGGCAGCCCGCACGCCGCGCTGGAGCGGTTGCCTGACCTCGCGCGCCGCGGTGGTGCGCAGCGATCGGGGCGGATCTGCAGCGCTGAGGAGGCGAAGGCTGAGCTCGCGGCAAGCAGCAAATTCGGCATCGCCTGGCTCGCGCCCGGCGAGGTCGGCTATCCGGCACGGCTGGCGATGATCGACGACGCACCGCCGCTGCTCGCCGTGCGCGGCGACACCAGAGCCTTGATGCGGCCGATGATTGCGATCGTCGGCTCGCGCAACGCCTCCGGCGCCGGGCTGAAGTTCGCCGGCCTGCTGGCGCGTGAGCTTGGCGAAGCCGGCTTCGTGGTCATCTCGGGGCTCGCGCGCGGCGTCGATCAGGCCGCGCATCGCGCCAGCATCGAGGGCGGCACCATCGCGGTGCTCGCCGGCGGCCATGACCGCATCTATCCGCCCGAACATGGCGACCTGCTGGCCTCGATCCTCGACCACGAGGGTGCCGCGATCTCCGAGATGCCGCTCGGCCACGAGCCGCGCGCCCGCGACTTTCCCCGCCGCAACCGGCTGATCTCGGGCGCCGCGCTCGGCGTGGTCATCGTGGAGGCGGCGCACCGCTCCGGCTCGCTGATCACCGCGCGCATGGCGGCCGAACAGGGCCGCGAAGTGTTCGCGGTGCCGGGCTCGCCGCTCGATCCGCGCGCCGCCGGCGCCAACGACCTGATCAAGCAGGGTGCGACTCTCGTCACGGAAGCTGCCGACATCATCAACACCGTCGCACCGATCATGGAGCGGCCGCTGATGCATCCGGCGAGCGAGCCCGACAGCGAGCCGTTCGAGAGCGATCCGCAAGGGCACGACCGCGATCAGATCACCGGCCTGCTCGGCCCCGCCCCGATCTCGATCGACGACCTCGTCCGGATGTCCGGCGCCTCGCCCGCGATCGTGCGCACCGTGCTCCTGGAGCTCGAGCTTGCCGGAAAGCTCGAGCGTCACGGCGGCGGGTTGGTGTCGCTGCTTTAG